A part of Azospirillum thermophilum genomic DNA contains:
- a CDS encoding tetratricopeptide repeat protein: protein MTSTAALLDQAIDRHRAGRLQEALDLYGRILRAAPRHADALHLSGVAAHQSGNSDLALERIQAAIAVNPRFPAAHNSLGTVLADLGRYEAAARSLATAIDQDPAYAEAHSNLGTVLQALGRRQEAAEAYDRALELAPGSTAARLNLGLLYRDAGRLDLAARCFHELLRTAPGHVPAWRHLALALRGLRHPDAEPCLRRALADAPADPELGRELGGLLAEQGRTDEALAVLETAAATAGADQLVLFTLGTVLQSTGRLAAAADRYEQALALGALPGAFNNLGVVLLDLERHERAVPALRAAVALQPDDPVALNNLGTAHDGLHALDAAETCYRRSLMLRPDYGKALNNLGGVYKAWHLPARAVELRRKAIAAQPDYPDSYTNLGSQLQDLDRLQEADLALRRALRIDPDNADAHTARGLVLSLLGQTGAAEAAHRKAIALRETLAEAHANLGMLLWQASADAPAARASLDRALELDPDLGPAHLNRGMVRLALGEIGPGWDDYEWRFRAKGYEDRPLAAPLWRGEELSGRRLLVWREQGVGDEILFASCYPDLIRRVGHLVIECDRRLVPLFQRSFPAATVRSQSIGTDGRETIVPPDCDAHLPAGSLPQRMRRSLADYAEQAPWLVPDPMLVDRWRERLDALGPGLRVGIGWRSQVMTTERRAAYTALADWGAIFAIPGIIFVNLQYGDCEAELRQAEERFGVRIHRWPDLNLKDDFDGTAALTASLDLVLSPAMSVGELAGALGVPVWRFCGMDWTQLGTGVRPWFPTMRLFQPQPGETLPAVLERIARTLRHTLAEATCMPAGEASPPSRDVETELSRAIALYREGDAAAAERLARDLLADVPDQPVALHLAGLITLRRGEAAEAAGLLARAVAADPGNGAGHAALADALQALGRMEAAERALRHAAAAQPDNAGVLVNRAVLLIRLGREEEARCCILRALRLRPDLPLAHTHLGNLANSLSGDLVQAAACHRRALALDPAGADALSNLGIMLYGLDRFVEAERLLTRATLVDPGFAEAWTNRGNALDSLGRVAEAEACHRRAADLRPDLPEPHVNLGLLLRRAGRPTDAAEACRQAIARDGRSAQAHYNLAHLLLEDGQLRAGWTEHEWRFATPQFLGQRRRFTAARAWKGENVSRSRLLVWREQGVGDEILFASCYGELLNRAGHLVIECDRRLASLFARSFPGATVRAETVDPRDIDVQVAAGSLPRLLRPELRRFPDRPSWLVPDPALVEAWRERLAALGPGLRVGIAWRSQLVTAERRGAYATLEAFAPLFAVPGLTFVNLQYGECEAELQAAEDRFGRRIHRWADLNLKDDFEGAAALTANLDLVISPAVSAGELAGALGVPVWRFCGPDWTQLGTAVRPWFPSMRLFQPQPGEALPEVVGRMAAVLRRTGEEPAPPSTPLPSTLPPSTPSAPDDPDRLLAAAAEHHRAGRLGDAAPLYERVLRLRPGDPVALHLSGLLLHQTGDSAAAEPSIAAAVAAEPGYAAAHASLGSVRLALGRPGDAIRALRAGLALRPDDAALLTNLGNALDRSGRLEEAASAHRRAALADPALPQAADNLGTVLLRLGRIGEAAAAHRQALALAADLDSAWQNLSVALRRQGRLDEACRAVARALALDPALAEAMANLGRLLREMGHFARAERWCDRALRLDPGQPAALFNKSLLCLTRGALSDGWAGYDRRFDGTEMTGGARQPGVPLWRGERLDRRRILVSREQGIGDEVMFAGCLPDLIARAGHVVVECDPRFVPLFGRSFPQATIRPAPDRQDEPAEGVDLHIPIGSLPRRLRRSLAAFPSREAGYLRAAPQRVALWRDRLAALGPGLKVGVAWRSGLLTAERMPDYTRLEDWGPVLAIPGVHFVTLQYGDCAAELEAARRRFGTAPAVWDDLDLRNDLEGAAALTAALDLVIAPAVSTGELAGALGVPVWRFGRAGDWTTLGTAVRPWFPSMRLFLTRADQTVADLLPEIARVLSSLGSGR from the coding sequence GTGACGTCAACCGCTGCACTGCTCGACCAGGCCATCGACCGCCACCGCGCCGGCCGGCTGCAGGAGGCGCTAGACCTCTATGGACGCATCCTGCGCGCCGCCCCCCGCCATGCCGACGCGCTGCACCTGTCGGGCGTCGCCGCCCATCAGTCCGGCAACTCCGACTTGGCCCTGGAGCGGATCCAGGCCGCCATTGCGGTCAACCCCAGGTTTCCCGCCGCCCACAACAGCCTGGGCACGGTCCTGGCCGACCTCGGCCGGTACGAGGCGGCGGCCCGTTCCCTGGCGACCGCCATCGACCAGGATCCCGCCTATGCCGAGGCGCACAGCAATCTCGGTACCGTCCTGCAGGCGCTCGGCCGCCGGCAGGAGGCGGCGGAGGCCTATGACCGTGCCCTGGAGCTGGCTCCCGGCTCGACGGCGGCGCGGTTGAATCTCGGCCTTCTCTACCGCGATGCCGGACGCCTCGACCTCGCCGCCCGGTGCTTTCACGAGCTGCTGAGGACCGCACCCGGTCACGTACCGGCATGGCGTCATCTGGCCCTTGCGCTGCGCGGCCTGCGCCATCCCGACGCCGAGCCCTGCCTGCGCCGGGCGCTCGCCGACGCTCCCGCCGATCCGGAACTCGGCCGCGAGCTTGGCGGGCTTCTGGCCGAGCAGGGGCGGACGGACGAGGCCCTGGCCGTGCTGGAGACCGCGGCCGCGACGGCCGGCGCCGACCAGCTCGTCCTGTTCACGCTGGGCACCGTGCTCCAGTCCACCGGACGGCTGGCGGCGGCGGCGGACCGCTATGAGCAGGCCCTGGCGTTGGGGGCGCTGCCCGGCGCCTTCAACAACCTCGGTGTCGTGCTGCTCGACCTGGAGCGGCACGAACGGGCGGTGCCGGCCCTGCGGGCGGCCGTGGCGCTGCAGCCGGACGACCCGGTGGCACTGAACAACCTCGGCACCGCGCATGACGGGCTGCACGCGCTGGATGCGGCGGAGACCTGCTATCGCCGCTCCCTGATGCTGCGGCCGGATTACGGCAAGGCGCTCAACAATCTGGGCGGCGTCTACAAGGCATGGCACCTGCCCGCCAGGGCGGTCGAGCTTCGCCGCAAGGCCATCGCCGCTCAGCCGGACTATCCCGACTCCTACACCAACCTCGGCAGCCAGCTTCAGGACCTCGACCGGCTGCAGGAGGCGGACCTCGCGCTGCGCCGCGCCCTGCGGATCGATCCCGACAATGCCGACGCCCATACGGCCCGCGGCCTCGTCCTGTCGCTGCTCGGCCAGACCGGCGCGGCGGAGGCGGCCCACCGCAAGGCCATCGCGCTGAGGGAAACGCTGGCCGAGGCGCACGCCAACCTGGGCATGCTGCTGTGGCAGGCGTCGGCCGATGCCCCGGCCGCGCGGGCCAGCCTGGATCGGGCGCTGGAGCTCGACCCCGATCTCGGTCCGGCGCACCTCAACCGCGGCATGGTGCGGCTGGCCCTGGGGGAGATCGGGCCGGGCTGGGACGATTACGAATGGCGGTTCCGCGCCAAGGGATACGAGGACCGGCCGCTCGCCGCCCCCCTGTGGCGGGGAGAGGAGCTGTCCGGCCGCCGCCTGCTGGTCTGGCGCGAGCAGGGGGTGGGCGACGAGATCCTCTTCGCCTCCTGCTATCCGGACCTGATCCGGCGCGTCGGGCATCTGGTGATCGAGTGCGACCGGCGGCTGGTGCCGCTGTTCCAGCGTTCCTTCCCCGCCGCGACGGTGCGGTCGCAGAGCATCGGCACGGACGGGCGGGAAACCATCGTTCCGCCGGACTGTGACGCCCACCTGCCGGCGGGCAGCCTGCCGCAGCGGATGCGCCGCAGCTTGGCCGACTACGCGGAGCAGGCCCCCTGGCTGGTCCCGGACCCGATGCTGGTGGATCGATGGCGGGAGCGTCTGGACGCGCTCGGTCCGGGCCTGCGGGTCGGCATCGGCTGGCGCAGCCAGGTCATGACCACGGAACGGCGCGCCGCCTACACCGCGCTCGCCGATTGGGGGGCGATCTTCGCCATTCCCGGCATCATCTTCGTCAATCTGCAGTACGGCGACTGCGAGGCCGAGCTGCGACAGGCGGAGGAGAGGTTCGGCGTGCGCATCCATCGCTGGCCGGACTTGAACCTGAAGGACGATTTCGACGGGACGGCGGCGCTGACCGCCAGTCTCGATCTGGTCCTGTCGCCCGCGATGTCGGTAGGGGAACTGGCCGGGGCGCTCGGCGTACCGGTCTGGCGCTTCTGCGGCATGGACTGGACGCAGCTCGGCACCGGCGTGCGGCCCTGGTTCCCGACGATGCGCCTGTTCCAGCCGCAGCCGGGCGAGACGTTGCCCGCCGTGCTGGAGCGGATCGCCCGCACGCTCCGCCACACTCTTGCCGAGGCGACATGCATGCCGGCCGGGGAGGCATCGCCGCCCTCCCGCGACGTCGAGACGGAGCTTTCCCGGGCCATCGCGCTCTATCGCGAGGGCGATGCGGCGGCGGCCGAACGGCTTGCCCGCGACCTGCTGGCGGATGTGCCGGACCAGCCGGTCGCCCTGCATCTCGCCGGGCTCATCACCCTGCGGCGGGGGGAGGCGGCGGAGGCTGCCGGCCTGCTCGCGCGGGCGGTCGCCGCCGATCCCGGCAACGGCGCCGGCCATGCCGCGCTGGCTGATGCGCTGCAGGCGCTGGGCAGGATGGAGGCGGCGGAACGGGCGTTGCGCCATGCCGCCGCCGCGCAGCCCGACAATGCGGGCGTCCTGGTGAACCGGGCCGTCCTGCTGATCCGCCTGGGGCGGGAGGAGGAGGCGCGATGCTGCATCCTTCGTGCGTTGCGGCTGCGGCCCGACCTGCCGCTCGCCCACACCCACCTCGGCAACCTGGCGAACAGTCTGTCGGGTGATCTCGTCCAGGCGGCGGCCTGCCATCGCCGGGCCCTGGCGCTCGACCCGGCCGGTGCCGACGCGCTCAGCAACCTCGGCATCATGCTGTACGGGCTCGACCGCTTCGTCGAGGCCGAGCGCCTGCTGACCCGGGCGACGCTCGTCGATCCCGGTTTCGCCGAAGCCTGGACGAACCGCGGCAACGCGCTGGACTCCCTGGGCCGCGTCGCCGAGGCGGAAGCCTGTCACCGCAGGGCGGCGGACCTGCGGCCCGACCTGCCCGAGCCGCACGTCAACCTCGGCCTTCTGCTGCGGCGCGCCGGTCGCCCGACGGACGCGGCGGAGGCCTGCCGTCAGGCGATCGCGCGGGACGGCCGCTCCGCGCAGGCCCACTACAATCTTGCCCACCTGCTGCTGGAGGACGGACAGCTTCGCGCCGGCTGGACAGAGCATGAATGGCGGTTCGCGACGCCGCAGTTCCTCGGCCAGCGTCGCCGCTTCACCGCCGCGCGCGCCTGGAAGGGGGAGAACGTCTCCCGGTCCCGGCTGCTGGTCTGGCGCGAGCAGGGGGTGGGGGACGAGATCCTGTTCGCCTCCTGCTATGGCGAGCTTCTGAACCGCGCCGGTCATCTGGTGATCGAGTGCGACCGCCGGTTGGCCAGCCTGTTCGCCCGCTCCTTTCCCGGCGCCACGGTACGGGCGGAGACCGTGGACCCGCGGGACATCGACGTGCAGGTGGCGGCGGGAAGCCTGCCGAGACTGCTGCGGCCGGAGTTGCGGCGCTTCCCGGACCGGCCGTCCTGGCTGGTCCCGGACCCGGCGCTGGTCGAGGCATGGCGGGAGAGGCTGGCGGCTCTCGGCCCGGGACTGCGGGTCGGCATCGCCTGGCGCAGCCAGTTGGTCACCGCCGAGCGGCGGGGCGCCTACGCGACGCTGGAGGCTTTCGCGCCGCTCTTCGCCGTGCCCGGGCTGACCTTCGTGAATTTGCAGTATGGAGAGTGCGAGGCGGAGTTGCAGGCCGCGGAGGATCGCTTCGGCCGGCGCATCCACCGCTGGGCCGACCTGAACCTGAAGGATGACTTCGAGGGGGCGGCGGCGCTGACCGCCAATCTCGACCTCGTCATCTCCCCTGCCGTGTCGGCGGGCGAGCTGGCCGGGGCGCTCGGCGTGCCGGTCTGGCGGTTCTGCGGTCCGGACTGGACGCAGCTCGGCACCGCGGTGCGTCCGTGGTTCCCCAGCATGCGCCTGTTCCAACCGCAGCCCGGCGAGGCCCTGCCCGAGGTGGTGGGGCGGATGGCGGCAGTGCTTCGCCGGACGGGAGAGGAGCCTGCGCCCCCGTCCACGCCGCTCCCGTCCACGCTGCCCCCGTCCACGCCCTCCGCCCCCGACGATCCGGATCGTCTGCTGGCGGCGGCGGCGGAGCATCATCGCGCCGGCCGGCTCGGCGACGCGGCCCCTCTTTACGAGCGGGTTCTACGGCTGCGGCCGGGCGATCCGGTGGCGCTTCATCTGTCGGGCCTGCTGCTGCATCAGACGGGTGACTCCGCAGCCGCGGAACCGTCCATCGCTGCCGCCGTCGCCGCCGAGCCCGGCTACGCGGCTGCGCATGCCAGCCTGGGCAGTGTCCGGCTTGCGCTCGGCCGGCCGGGCGATGCGATCCGGGCCTTGCGCGCCGGGCTTGCGCTCCGGCCGGACGATGCGGCTCTGCTGACCAACCTGGGCAACGCGCTCGACCGCAGCGGCCGGCTGGAGGAGGCGGCTTCCGCTCATCGCCGGGCCGCCCTGGCCGATCCGGCCCTGCCGCAGGCCGCCGACAATCTCGGGACGGTGCTGCTGCGGCTGGGGCGGATCGGCGAGGCCGCTGCCGCGCACCGGCAGGCCCTTGCTCTCGCCGCCGACCTCGACTCCGCTTGGCAGAACCTGTCCGTCGCGCTGCGGAGGCAGGGCCGGCTCGACGAGGCGTGCCGGGCCGTCGCAAGGGCGCTTGCCCTCGATCCCGCGCTTGCCGAGGCCATGGCGAACCTGGGGCGCCTGCTGCGGGAGATGGGGCACTTCGCCAGGGCGGAGCGCTGGTGCGATCGCGCGCTGCGCCTCGATCCCGGACAGCCGGCCGCGCTCTTCAACAAGAGCCTGCTTTGCCTGACCCGGGGCGCCCTGTCGGACGGCTGGGCCGGCTATGATCGCCGCTTCGACGGAACGGAGATGACGGGGGGAGCCCGGCAGCCCGGCGTGCCGCTGTGGCGCGGCGAGCGGCTGGACCGTCGACGCATCCTCGTCTCCCGCGAACAGGGGATCGGTGACGAGGTGATGTTCGCCGGCTGCCTGCCGGACCTGATCGCCCGCGCCGGCCATGTGGTGGTGGAGTGCGACCCGCGCTTCGTTCCCCTGTTCGGCCGGTCCTTTCCGCAGGCGACGATCCGGCCCGCTCCCGACCGGCAGGACGAACCGGCGGAGGGGGTGGATCTGCACATCCCCATCGGGTCCCTGCCGCGCCGGCTGCGCCGGTCGCTTGCCGCTTTCCCGTCGCGGGAGGCCGGTTACCTGAGGGCGGCCCCCCAGCGGGTGGCGTTGTGGCGGGACCGGCTGGCCGCGCTCGGGCCCGGCCTGAAGGTCGGGGTGGCATGGCGCAGCGGCCTGCTGACGGCGGAGCGGATGCCCGACTATACCCGGCTGGAGGATTGGGGGCCGGTGCTGGCCATACCGGGAGTTCACTTCGTGACCCTGCAGTACGGCGACTGCGCCGCCGAGTTGGAGGCGGCGCGGCGCCGCTTCGGCACGGCGCCGGCCGTCTGGGACGATCTGGATCTGCGCAACGACCTGGAGGGCGCCGCGGCGCTGACCGCTGCGCTGGATCTGGTCATCGCCCCGGCGGTGTCCACCGGAGAACTGGCGGGGGCGCTGGGGGTGCCGGTCTGGCGGTTCGGACGGGCGGGGGACTGGACGACGCTCGGCACCGCCGTGCGGCCCTGGTTCCCGTCGATGCGGCTGTTCCTGACCCGGGCCGACCAGACGGTGGCCGACCTGCTGCCGGAGATCGCCCGCGTGCTGTCTTCCCTGGGATCGGGCCGCTGA
- a CDS encoding flagellar biosynthesis repressor FlbT produces MPLKFVLRPNEKVIINGAVIGAGDRPGSFFLYNTANFLRGREVLKEEQIDCIEKKLYFVIQLVYIFPEDAVLNLQRFASILEETRAARPDRAKDLDEIERLVEARNYYRALKLCRKMFRTAAEGGEPQADDDPSAGI; encoded by the coding sequence ATGCCGCTCAAGTTCGTTCTGCGCCCCAACGAGAAGGTCATCATCAACGGTGCCGTGATCGGCGCCGGAGACCGGCCGGGCTCCTTCTTCCTCTACAACACCGCCAATTTCCTGCGCGGGCGCGAGGTTCTGAAGGAAGAGCAGATCGACTGCATCGAGAAGAAGCTCTATTTCGTCATCCAGCTCGTCTACATCTTTCCCGAAGACGCGGTGCTCAACCTGCAGCGCTTCGCCTCCATCCTGGAGGAGACGCGGGCGGCCCGGCCGGACCGGGCGAAGGATCTGGATGAGATCGAACGGCTGGTGGAGGCGCGCAACTACTACCGGGCCCTCAAGCTCTGCCGGAAGATGTTCAGGACCGCGGCAGAGGGTGGCGAACCGCAGGCGGATGACGATCCCTCCGCCGGAATCTGA
- a CDS encoding flagellin, whose product MANEVSLTASMRTNLLQLQNVQDQIAKKQNILSTGNKVNTALDGPTAFFAAKGLTQRASDLSSLKDAMGQSISTIKAADKGLSSIDTMIDQAKGLTTAAYAALGTDAGSVATRKALATQFNQLKEQIDKLAGDSGYAGKNLIAGNGLRLDSTNTSRAAVNTIQGLENARVTNVIATDTYTLRVKGDGAITGAAADINGAEMAHGLTGLKLSGTMSTSSGSFSDVQIEVRGATGRERSFIVSDGKESRTISYFDNNQSISTNLTRAATSGVAQISKVTVGGTIEAGDIFSITVEGQTFSYTATSTDVAVGQTAKQNIATQLQASISSALGAGGRLSGKDVATVSVGSAGTVTLTGAQTTGVAREMTVSATTTNALTKRISESFASGTVVSFTVDRTLLEAAANGGNGISTIEKKVNIQLTATNLNGSQVTRDGTAARGEGKLSDGEQSFAFDTGTVRVKVDQNTIRKAASANSAANLVTVQVADANSANDLTVQLNERNTNAIKVSAVNLTTSGQGLRLDYAQNDWTDRKDIDKAVEGIDYAKQTIRSASQNLSTNLNIITTRENFTKEFSDVLTEGASKLTLADQNEEGANLLMLQTRQQLGTIALSLANQSQQSILRLF is encoded by the coding sequence ATGGCGAACGAAGTCTCCCTGACCGCATCGATGCGGACGAACCTTCTGCAGCTGCAGAACGTTCAGGATCAGATCGCGAAGAAGCAGAACATCCTGTCGACCGGCAACAAGGTGAACACGGCCCTCGACGGCCCGACCGCCTTCTTCGCCGCCAAGGGCCTCACCCAGCGCGCCAGCGACCTGTCGTCGCTGAAGGACGCGATGGGCCAGTCGATCAGCACCATCAAGGCCGCCGACAAGGGCCTGTCGTCGATCGACACCATGATCGACCAGGCCAAGGGCCTGACCACCGCCGCCTATGCCGCCCTCGGCACGGACGCCGGCTCGGTCGCCACCCGCAAGGCGCTGGCCACCCAGTTCAACCAGCTCAAGGAGCAGATCGACAAGCTGGCCGGCGACAGCGGCTATGCCGGCAAGAACCTGATCGCCGGCAACGGCCTCCGGCTCGACTCCACCAACACCTCGCGCGCCGCGGTCAACACGATCCAGGGTCTCGAGAACGCCCGCGTCACCAACGTCATCGCCACCGACACCTACACGCTGCGCGTCAAGGGCGACGGCGCCATCACCGGTGCGGCGGCCGACATCAACGGCGCCGAGATGGCGCACGGCCTGACCGGCCTGAAGCTGTCGGGCACCATGTCGACCTCGTCGGGCAGCTTCTCCGACGTGCAGATCGAGGTGCGCGGCGCCACCGGCCGCGAGCGCTCCTTCATCGTGTCGGACGGCAAGGAAAGCCGCACGATCTCCTACTTCGACAACAACCAGAGCATCTCCACCAACCTGACGCGCGCCGCGACCTCGGGCGTCGCGCAGATCTCGAAGGTGACGGTCGGCGGCACCATCGAAGCTGGCGACATCTTCTCGATCACGGTCGAGGGGCAGACCTTCAGCTACACCGCCACCTCCACCGACGTCGCGGTCGGCCAGACGGCCAAGCAGAACATCGCCACCCAGCTCCAGGCCTCGATCTCCTCGGCCCTGGGCGCCGGCGGCCGGCTGAGCGGCAAGGACGTCGCCACGGTGTCCGTCGGCAGCGCCGGCACGGTGACCCTGACCGGTGCGCAGACCACGGGCGTCGCCCGTGAGATGACGGTGTCGGCGACCACGACCAACGCCCTGACCAAGCGCATCTCCGAGAGCTTCGCGTCGGGCACCGTGGTGTCCTTCACGGTGGACCGGACCCTGCTGGAGGCCGCGGCCAACGGCGGCAACGGCATCTCGACCATCGAGAAGAAGGTCAACATCCAGCTCACCGCCACCAACCTGAACGGCTCGCAGGTCACCCGCGACGGCACCGCCGCCCGCGGCGAGGGCAAGCTGTCGGACGGCGAGCAGTCCTTCGCCTTCGACACCGGCACGGTGCGCGTCAAGGTCGACCAGAACACCATCAGGAAGGCGGCGTCGGCCAACTCGGCGGCGAACCTGGTGACGGTGCAGGTGGCGGATGCCAACAGCGCCAACGACCTGACGGTGCAGTTGAACGAGCGCAACACCAACGCCATCAAGGTGTCGGCCGTCAACCTGACGACGAGCGGCCAGGGCCTGCGTCTGGACTATGCCCAGAACGACTGGACCGACCGCAAGGACATCGACAAGGCGGTGGAAGGCATCGACTACGCGAAGCAGACCATCCGTTCCGCCTCGCAGAACCTGTCGACCAACCTGAACATCATCACGACCCGCGAGAACTTCACCAAGGAGTTCAGCGACGTGCTGACCGAGGGTGCCAGCAAGCTGACGCTGGCCGACCAGAACGAGGAAGGTGCGAACCTGCTGATGCTGCAGACCCGCCAGCAGCTCGGCACCATCGCCCTCAGCCTCGCCAACCAGTCGCAGCAGTCCATCCTGCGTCTGTTCTAA
- a CDS encoding 3-oxoacyl-ACP synthase III family protein has protein sequence MVASTLDGVAIRGLVACVPEGRETQADLAARFGEEAAQKIAKATGIESRHVVAPGQCTSDLADLAARRLLDRLGWQADSVDLLVLVTQTHDHILPGTASLLHRRLGLRKGAAVLDLTHGCSGFVYGLWTAAGMLKAAGRRALLLVGDTTSRLVDPADRAVAPLFGDAAAAVALEQEEGAPAMAFDLGSDGAGAPYLAVSGGGMRSPEEPARLAMDGTQVFAFTLREVPGSVRAALDRAGWAMEEIDHLVLHQANAQMIRHLAQKLGATPGQTVIGLGSYGNTSSASIPLALATELADALSTGRRRLLLSGFGVGWSWGSVALAAGPLAACGVVVLPGRKYPAESAYPASGAGDPAETAGR, from the coding sequence ATGGTCGCCAGCACCCTCGACGGCGTCGCCATCCGCGGCCTGGTCGCCTGCGTCCCCGAGGGGCGGGAGACGCAGGCCGACCTCGCGGCCCGTTTCGGCGAGGAGGCGGCGCAGAAGATCGCCAAGGCGACGGGCATCGAGTCCCGCCATGTCGTCGCTCCCGGCCAATGCACCTCCGATCTCGCCGACCTCGCCGCCCGCCGCCTGCTCGACCGGCTGGGATGGCAGGCGGACAGCGTCGACCTCCTGGTCCTGGTGACGCAGACCCACGACCACATCCTGCCGGGAACCGCTTCGCTGCTGCATCGCCGGCTCGGGCTGCGCAAGGGGGCGGCGGTGCTCGACCTCACCCACGGCTGTTCCGGCTTCGTCTACGGGCTGTGGACCGCGGCCGGGATGCTGAAGGCGGCGGGGCGGCGGGCGCTGCTGCTGGTCGGCGACACGACGTCGCGGCTGGTCGATCCGGCCGACCGGGCGGTGGCGCCGCTGTTCGGCGACGCGGCCGCCGCGGTCGCGCTGGAGCAGGAGGAGGGAGCGCCCGCCATGGCCTTCGACCTCGGCAGCGACGGGGCGGGGGCGCCCTACCTCGCGGTGTCCGGCGGCGGTATGCGCAGTCCGGAGGAGCCCGCCCGTCTCGCCATGGACGGGACGCAGGTCTTCGCCTTCACGCTGCGCGAAGTTCCCGGCAGCGTGCGCGCCGCGCTCGACCGGGCCGGCTGGGCGATGGAGGAGATCGACCATCTCGTCCTGCATCAGGCCAACGCCCAGATGATCCGCCACCTGGCCCAGAAGCTCGGGGCAACGCCCGGGCAGACGGTGATCGGGCTCGGCTCCTATGGCAATACCAGCTCCGCCTCCATTCCCCTGGCGCTTGCCACCGAACTGGCCGACGCGCTTAGCACCGGACGCCGGCGTCTCCTGCTGTCCGGCTTCGGGGTCGGCTGGTCCTGGGGCAGCGTGGCGCTTGCGGCCGGCCCGCTCGCCGCCTGCGGGGTGGTTGTGTTGCCCGGCAGGAAATACCCGGCAGAATCTGCCTACCCGGCAAGCGGTGCCGGGGATCCGGCAGAAACTGCCGGGCGCTAG
- a CDS encoding SDR family NAD(P)-dependent oxidoreductase, which produces MTDPGENGRAKRHVIVTGGSRGLGLGLVEALLAEGYRVSTCSRGPAAELERLAGPDLFWQACRIGDGGQVRAFVEAAVEWAGPSPLWGLVNNAGIAREGVLATFPEVDVEEVVQTNLTGAIQVARAFLRAKLLRRGPGRIVNISSIIGQRGYVGLAAYSASKAGLDGLTRALAREVGRLQVTVNSVAPGYLETEMSGTLSAGQRDQIIRRTPLGRLGGVGDVVPVVRFLLGEGGAFITGQTITVDGGITC; this is translated from the coding sequence ATGACAGATCCAGGCGAGAACGGCCGCGCGAAGCGCCACGTCATCGTCACCGGCGGCAGCCGCGGCCTCGGCCTCGGGCTGGTGGAGGCGCTCCTGGCCGAGGGCTACCGCGTCTCCACCTGCAGCCGCGGCCCGGCCGCCGAACTCGAACGGCTGGCCGGGCCGGACCTGTTCTGGCAGGCCTGCCGGATCGGCGACGGCGGACAGGTGCGTGCCTTTGTCGAGGCGGCGGTGGAATGGGCCGGCCCCTCGCCGCTGTGGGGGCTCGTCAACAATGCCGGCATCGCCCGCGAAGGGGTGCTCGCCACCTTTCCCGAGGTGGACGTGGAGGAGGTCGTCCAGACCAACCTGACCGGCGCCATCCAGGTGGCGCGGGCCTTCCTGCGGGCCAAGCTGCTGCGTCGCGGGCCGGGGCGGATTGTCAACATCTCCTCGATCATCGGGCAGCGGGGCTATGTCGGGCTCGCCGCCTATTCCGCCTCCAAGGCGGGGCTCGACGGGCTGACGCGGGCGCTGGCGCGCGAGGTCGGGCGGTTGCAGGTGACGGTGAACTCGGTGGCGCCCGGCTATCTGGAAACCGAGATGTCGGGTACGCTGTCGGCGGGCCAGCGCGACCAGATCATCCGCCGCACGCCGCTCGGCCGGCTCGGCGGGGTGGGGGACGTGGTTCCGGTGGTCCGCTTCCTGCTGGGCGAGGGCGGCGCCTTCATCACCGGCCAGACCATCACGGTGGACGGCGGCATCACCTGCTGA